The following proteins are encoded in a genomic region of Verrucomicrobiota bacterium:
- a CDS encoding response regulator — protein sequence MASQVASRTNTRTHCEIEESLGGTAVALQARPVFLLAPERFEARQAEQATPVGLRVLVVDDNVDAAHTLAMLVQLAGHDVRIAYDGPPALMLAQAFQPQVVLLDLNLPAMDGYEVARKLRERPETQEAVLAAVSGWGQPEDRRRSKEAGFDRHFVKPVDPNIITKLLSDARRGRNGLPPASFFDRH from the coding sequence ATGGCCAGCCAAGTTGCTTCCCGCACGAATACGCGGACACATTGCGAAATTGAAGAATCCTTGGGCGGGACTGCCGTTGCGCTGCAAGCCCGTCCCGTCTTTCTGCTTGCGCCCGAACGCTTTGAAGCACGCCAAGCCGAGCAGGCCACGCCGGTGGGGTTGCGGGTGCTGGTCGTAGACGACAACGTTGATGCTGCGCACACCCTGGCGATGCTGGTGCAACTGGCGGGCCATGACGTCAGGATCGCCTACGACGGGCCGCCGGCGTTGATGCTGGCCCAGGCGTTTCAGCCTCAAGTGGTGTTGCTCGACCTTAACCTTCCGGCCATGGACGGCTACGAAGTAGCCCGCAAGTTGCGCGAAAGACCGGAAACGCAGGAAGCGGTGCTGGCGGCCGTCAGCGGCTGGGGGCAACCGGAAGACCGGCGTCGCTCAAAGGAAGCCGGGTTTGATCGCCATTTCGTCAAGCCGGTCGACCCCAACATCATTACGAAGCTGCTGTCGGACGCTCGGCGGGGAAGGAACGGGCTGCCGCCGGCCAGCTTTTTCGACCGGCATTAA
- a CDS encoding alpha/beta hydrolase: MIPTSILRIWFFGLFSFVLIGAGVYFGHRWYKHAWGYDLVHQSSFFDPRLGFNHATLHLVLAIALLVWAIAGVLVARGILSLFIKAGPPPGESPAPGNQNPPVGSRLGRPDGSELHVESYGPEDAPAIVLIHGWGLDRTEWTYLHRELAGRFRLITWDLPGLGRSTRPASRDYSLDNLARDLEAVLGLAAGQPAVLLGHSIGGMITLTFCKLFPEALGSRVRGLALVHTTYTNPVRTTSLAGLLTALERPLIVPLLHLTIRLAPLVWLMNQLSYLNGSSHFSTKASGFARHATWGQIDYATRLGIRAWPGVLARGMFGMLNYDATQTLKTVGVPALIVAGDRDPVCKPEASRRMHEEISGSQLVTLVNAKHMGLLEQHRLFARHVGEFASNCFHTPFPPPAP, encoded by the coding sequence GTGATCCCTACGTCTATCCTCCGGATCTGGTTTTTTGGCCTGTTCTCGTTTGTCCTGATTGGAGCCGGCGTTTACTTCGGCCACAGATGGTACAAACATGCATGGGGTTATGATCTTGTGCATCAGAGCTCGTTTTTCGATCCGCGCCTGGGATTCAACCACGCGACCTTGCACCTGGTGCTCGCCATCGCGCTGCTCGTCTGGGCCATTGCCGGAGTGCTCGTCGCGCGTGGAATCTTGAGCCTGTTCATCAAAGCCGGACCTCCGCCCGGCGAGTCCCCTGCTCCGGGAAACCAGAACCCGCCGGTCGGATCTCGCCTCGGCCGGCCGGACGGTTCCGAACTCCACGTCGAGTCTTACGGCCCGGAGGATGCCCCGGCAATCGTTCTAATCCATGGCTGGGGGCTCGACCGGACCGAGTGGACTTACCTCCATCGGGAGCTGGCAGGCCGTTTTCGCCTCATCACGTGGGATCTGCCCGGCCTGGGCCGCTCCACCCGGCCCGCCAGTCGGGATTACAGCCTGGATAACCTCGCGCGTGACCTGGAGGCAGTACTGGGCCTGGCGGCCGGCCAGCCAGCGGTTCTGCTGGGCCACAGCATCGGCGGGATGATTACCCTGACCTTTTGCAAGCTGTTTCCGGAGGCGCTGGGGTCGCGCGTTCGCGGCCTGGCCCTGGTCCATACGACTTACACCAACCCGGTGAGAACCACCAGCCTCGCCGGCCTGCTCACCGCGCTGGAGCGGCCGCTGATCGTCCCTTTGCTGCACCTCACGATCCGGCTGGCGCCGCTGGTCTGGCTCATGAACCAGCTCAGTTATCTGAACGGCTCCTCCCATTTTTCTACCAAGGCCAGCGGCTTTGCGAGGCATGCTACTTGGGGACAAATTGACTACGCCACCCGCCTGGGAATCAGGGCCTGGCCGGGCGTCCTGGCCCGAGGCATGTTTGGAATGCTGAACTATGATGCGACACAAACACTGAAGACGGTGGGAGTGCCTGCTTTGATCGTGGCCGGTGACCGGGATCCCGTGTGCAAACCGGAGGCGAGCCGGCGTATGCACGAAGAGATCAGCGGATCCCAACTTGTAACCCTGGTCAATGCCAAACACATGGGGCTGCTGGAGCAGCATCGTTTATTCGCCCGGCACGTGGGTGAGTTTGCTTCCAACTGCTTCCACACGCCCTTCCCTCCGCCCGCACCGTAG
- a CDS encoding UTP--glucose-1-phosphate uridylyltransferase: protein MRDATGLIRSKMEGEGLSETAIRAFLFQYAKLVAHESADIPEATIEPVDQLPKIEDYEESGRVRTYLSQTAVVKLNGGLGTGMGLEKAKSLLRVRGELTFLDIIVRQFLYLRHHLGPDLGLFLMNSFSTSADTRNALARYPELGDPASLELLQNKVPKIGVDSFAPIEWPQNPQLEWCPPGHGDIYTALAGSGLLESLRARDTLYLFVSNSDNLGATLDLRLLSYFVESGAPFLMEVTRRTPVDRKGGHLARRKPDGRLLLRESAQCPEPDLEAFQDISRHRYFNTNNLWVRLDVLESVLKAENGILPLPLIRNQKTVDPRNKQSPKVYQLETAMGAAVECFEDSTAVEVPRSRFAPVKTTSDLLTVRSDAYALDEAYRLELVAERQGTPPVVELSGDYKLVDALDEMLARAVPSLRSCEGFKVDGPVRFSPDTTFEGRVSVRNHEAERWKDLPAGHYANQTLEL, encoded by the coding sequence ATGCGAGATGCGACAGGGTTGATCCGGTCCAAGATGGAAGGCGAAGGCCTGAGCGAAACGGCCATTAGAGCTTTTCTGTTCCAGTACGCGAAACTCGTTGCCCACGAGTCGGCCGATATTCCCGAGGCGACCATCGAACCCGTAGACCAACTGCCGAAGATTGAGGACTACGAAGAGTCGGGGCGCGTCCGAACCTACCTTTCCCAGACCGCGGTGGTAAAGCTCAACGGAGGACTCGGTACAGGCATGGGCCTCGAAAAAGCCAAAAGCCTGCTCAGGGTACGGGGTGAGCTTACTTTTCTGGACATTATTGTCCGGCAATTCCTGTATCTGCGCCACCACCTGGGACCGGATCTTGGCTTGTTTTTGATGAACAGCTTCAGCACAAGCGCGGATACCCGGAACGCACTCGCACGTTACCCGGAGCTCGGCGACCCGGCTTCTCTCGAACTTCTCCAGAATAAAGTGCCCAAGATCGGTGTCGACTCCTTCGCGCCGATTGAATGGCCGCAAAATCCGCAGTTGGAATGGTGCCCGCCCGGCCACGGTGACATCTACACGGCGCTGGCCGGATCGGGGCTTTTGGAAAGCTTGCGGGCGCGCGACACGCTTTACCTTTTCGTTTCCAATTCCGATAACCTTGGGGCCACCCTGGACCTTCGCCTGCTAAGCTACTTCGTCGAGTCCGGTGCACCGTTCCTCATGGAGGTTACCCGCCGGACGCCGGTGGACCGCAAAGGTGGTCACCTTGCCCGGCGCAAGCCGGACGGGAGGCTGCTGCTACGCGAGTCCGCCCAGTGTCCGGAACCGGACCTGGAAGCGTTTCAGGACATCAGCCGGCACCGTTATTTCAACACGAACAACCTTTGGGTTCGGCTCGATGTGTTGGAATCCGTGCTGAAGGCAGAGAACGGGATCCTGCCGCTGCCGTTGATTCGCAACCAGAAGACGGTCGACCCGCGGAACAAACAATCACCGAAAGTTTACCAGCTCGAGACGGCCATGGGCGCCGCGGTCGAATGCTTCGAGGATTCGACTGCGGTCGAAGTGCCCCGGTCACGGTTTGCACCCGTCAAGACAACGAGCGATCTGCTGACGGTTCGATCGGACGCGTACGCACTCGACGAAGCTTACCGCCTTGAGTTAGTAGCCGAACGGCAGGGAACCCCGCCGGTGGTGGAGCTATCCGGCGACTATAAATTGGTTGATGCCCTGGACGAGATGCTCGCCCGGGCGGTGCCGTCGCTCCGGTCGTGTGAAGGGTTCAAAGTCGATGGGCCGGTCCGCTTTTCTCCGGATACAACCTTCGAAGGGCGGGTTAGCGTTCGCAATCATGAGGCTGAACGGTGGAAGGACCTGCCAGCCGGCCATTACGCAAACCAAACCCTGGAACTGTAG
- a CDS encoding phosphatase PAP2 family protein, translated as MKNGLNAILRTLLVLVSCPSLTYSADQAVAPQPPAGPSMAPSRGAPQQPYYLTGNEDAWPAFPPKPALGSPIDQLDLSITLSLQVSRTEAQKDEAIRDRTYSIKLVTDVIDADFEVKYPNTFKVLANADLDAYFITAMLKKANGRLRPFDQHPILVVPLFTVTDFSYPSGHASGTQLQARILGRLFPAQKDALLKRARQVADSRVVAGVHYTSDTEAGLALGDLLFTELETRPGFQNDLTAAAAKDQVPRP; from the coding sequence ATGAAAAACGGGCTGAATGCGATTCTGCGCACCCTCCTTGTTCTGGTGAGTTGTCCCTCTTTGACCTATTCGGCGGATCAGGCCGTTGCGCCTCAGCCGCCCGCGGGACCTTCTATGGCCCCGAGCCGCGGCGCGCCGCAACAGCCCTACTACCTGACCGGGAACGAAGATGCCTGGCCGGCTTTTCCTCCAAAACCGGCCCTTGGATCGCCGATCGATCAACTCGACCTTTCCATCACCCTTTCCCTGCAGGTTTCGCGAACGGAAGCTCAGAAGGATGAAGCCATTCGCGACCGAACCTATTCCATCAAGCTTGTGACCGACGTCATCGACGCCGATTTCGAGGTGAAGTACCCGAACACGTTCAAAGTGCTCGCCAACGCTGATCTCGATGCGTATTTCATCACGGCGATGCTCAAGAAGGCGAATGGCCGCCTGCGCCCTTTCGACCAGCACCCGATCCTCGTCGTGCCGCTGTTTACGGTGACCGATTTCAGTTATCCCAGCGGGCACGCGTCCGGAACTCAACTGCAGGCGCGCATCCTCGGAAGATTGTTTCCCGCGCAAAAGGACGCGTTGCTGAAACGTGCCCGGCAGGTTGCGGACAGCCGCGTCGTCGCCGGGGTACACTACACGAGCGACACCGAGGCCGGGTTGGCCTTGGGCGACCTGCTTTTCACCGAGTTGGAAACCCGGCCTGGGTTCCAGAATGATCTCACCGCAGCAGCCGCAAAGGATCAGGTACCCCGACCGTGA
- a CDS encoding glutaredoxin family protein: MSTETAQFVLYIKAGCPWCRMAEDYLTEHGYRYERVDVTRDRAAYSEMRRISDQTYAPTLVVGDLVLPDFGPDELAEFLEQHNLRP, encoded by the coding sequence ATGAGTACCGAAACAGCACAATTTGTACTTTACATAAAGGCTGGTTGTCCGTGGTGCCGGATGGCCGAAGATTATCTCACCGAACACGGGTACCGCTACGAACGCGTCGATGTGACCAGGGATCGCGCTGCTTACAGCGAGATGCGGCGGATTTCGGATCAGACTTACGCGCCGACCCTCGTGGTAGGCGATTTGGTGCTGCCGGATTTCGGGCCGGATGAACTCGCCGAGTTTTTGGAACAGCACAACCTGAGGCCCTGA